CTATGAGAAGGGGGATGACAGCGGCGAGCGAGTTCCCTCCCCAATGTTACTTGGCTTTACACTCTTTGATATTGATTCTTTTTTTTCTTGCAAATTTGTTTTCTATATTTGTCGGAAAATTAGCGTGTTGATATGAGAGATGCGACTTTCTTGGATGAAGTGAACAGGAAGAGTGAAAAGGCTTGGGAAGAACTCTATCGTTATTATTATGCGTCTTTATGCAGCTATGCAGAACGATTGACGGGTGATGTGGCGGTGGGAGAGGATATTGTCCAAGAATGTCTAATTCGTATGTGGCATGCACCAATAAAGTTTCCTAAATTGGCATCCTTGACCGCATGGCTGTACAAGAGCGTTTACAATGCGTCCATTAGTGTATTGCGTGAAAAATGGACTCGGGAACGAGTGTTGCAGGATTTACCGGATAGTTTTGAGGACGATGAAGAGGAGGCTCGTGTTGCGGCTTTACGTGAGGAGATCATTAGTCATTTTTATGAGGTGTTAGCTCTGATGCCTCAACAACAACAGGATGTTTTGCGGGCATCTTTGAAGGGATTGAAAGTTGCAGAAATTGCCGTTCAGTTGGGAATCAGTGAAAATTCTGTAAAGACACAGAAAAAAAGAGCATATCTGTTTGTGAGGGAGCATTTTGATGAAGGAGATTTATCCGTTCTACTTTTCTTGTTATTCGGCCATAAGCCAGAATCGTTAAAGTCGTTTCTGGATTGCTAATTTTTTTTCAATCTTGTCACCCGTTTTTAATTTTCTTGCGTTTAAAGGCGTAATGATTAAAATAGGAAAGATGAAAAAATTAGTTTTTTTAGTGCTGTTGTTGGTAGCAGTAACATGGAGTGTTAATGCTCAGAATAGAAGTATTAATTTTGAACAAACGAAAGAGTGGAAAAGAATTGTAAAAAAAGCCAAGAAGGAAAAGAAGTTGGTTTTTATTGATTGCTATACATCCTGGTGCGGGCCCTGTAAGATGTTGGCAAGTAAGATATTTACTCAAGATGCTGTTGCGGATTTCTTTAATGAAAATTTTGTGAATACGAAATATGACATGGAAAAGGATGTCGATGGTGTTATGCTAAAAGACAAATTTGGAGTGAAGGCTTTTCCGACGCTGGTGTTCGTTGATCCCGAGACACAAGAAATTGCTCATTGTATCGTAGGGGCCCGGAAGGCTGAAGAACTGATTGCTGAGGGTGAAAAGGCGAAAGACAGGGAAAATAATCTTCGTGGTATGATGAAACGTTATGCTGCGGGGGAGAGAAGTGCGGAGTTTTTAATAGCCTATATGTCCACGCTGGCTGCGGCGTATCAGAAAGATGAAGTTGATAAGGTTGCGGTGGAATATTTGAATACCTTGTCTCTGGAGGAATTAATGACGAAAGAAGGATGGGGGTTAATCAATCAATATGTAAAAGATCCGTTGTCTGCCCCATTAAAGCAGGTGATGGAAAATCGTTCGAAATTTTATACGGTGGCAAGTAAAGTTGTAATTGATGATAAGCTGGAGTATTGTATTAATGTGGCTGTGGGACAATTAGTAGATTGGGATCCGGAATCGGGTGTTGCTTTTGATGAAGGCCGTAATAGGGCATTAATAGACTACTTGCAAAATATTGATTTCTTTGTTGCAGCTCCTACCGGGTTAGCAAACCTTTATACGGCGGGTTATGTCCGTGAAAGAGATTTCCGGGGATTGTTGAACAAAATGAAGGAGGTGTTAGGTTATAATATGTTCCGTAGTGTTGTTAGTAAAGGACGATATTTGCAGCGTAATTTTGAGGCATTGTCTCGGAGTGAGGACAAGGCATTATTAGAAGAGGGTATTAAGTGGATTGATTTGCTATGTATGTCAACAAATGAGTATTCTTCTAAGGCTAAATTGATGAATTCTAAAGCTCTTTTACAAATTAAAATTGGGGATACCGAGGGTGCGGCCAAGTCAAAAGTGGAAGAGGAACAATATATGCAGGAGGGGCAAAAAAAGAGAAATGAACGCCTGATGCGAATCCGAAATAATAGTTAATGGATTGATTTATGCATTTTTCTTGTTCGGTAGATAAGTGAAGAGAAAATAACCATCGGAATTTTAATTGTTTTTTCTCAATCTTGTCACCCGTTTTTAATATTCTTGCGTTTATTAGTACAAAAAATTAAATCATGGAATGGGAAGATATAGATCGGAAAGCTCAACGAGAGTTATTGCAGATGATAAAGGAGGCTACTGAAGACGAGGAAAAGGAAGAAATGTCAGAAGTAGAGAAACATAGGCTCTTTTTCGTTGATGATCTGGAGAATGAGTGGAAAAAGCGTAGGAAGTATGACTATAAAAAAGCATTTGGTAAGATTCGACGAGCAAGATATCAGCGAATCGGCTTGCGTTTGGGTGCGGCGGCTTGTATGTTGGGTGTGATGTTGGGAAGTGTCTGGATGTTAAGGGTGTATAATGAAGATGTTGAGGCTCATTTAACCGAGGGAAGACGGGAAGATTCACTGCAAGTTGTATTGAGAATGAGCGATGGTAAGCAAGTTGTGTTAAACGGACAGGATAGTGTAAGCTTACGGGAGGACACGTGGAAAATACAAGTAAATAAAGGGAAGGTGGATTATTCAACCCAACAACAGGTCTCAATGGATAAAAAGGTAAAATATAATGTTTTATCTGTACCTGTCGGAGGAGGATACCAGGTAATACTGGCAGATGGTACCTGTGTTCATTTGAATGCCGGAAGTGAGCTGAAGTTCCCGGTTACTTTTTCTGATAGTACACGAGAAGTATATTTGAAGGGAGAGGCTTTTTTTGATGTTGTGAAAGATACTGAACATCCTTTTGTTGTGAAAGTTGGTTCGATGAGCGTAAAGGTGTTAGGAACTCGTTTTAATATTAACGCTCACCGTGTGGATGGTGTGTATGAAACGACTTTGGTGGATGGAAAAGTAGAGGTGAGTGATCGTGCCGTGACGAAACGGGTAATTCTTTTCCCGAACCAGCAGGCACGGTTAAAGGATGGACATTTGTCTGTATACGATGTAGATGTTTCATTATACACTTCGTGGGTAGATGGTAAATTTTATTTTGAGAAAGAGTCTTTACAGGAAATTGCGGCTCAGCTGGAAAGATGGTATGGTATGCATTTTTTCTTTGTGAGTGAAAAGTTGAAACAGGAAAAATTTACAGGAGTGGTTCTGAAAAATTATACGATAGAACAAATTCTATCTATAATAGAAAAGACGACGAATGTGAAATTCTCGGTTGAGGGGCAGACTGTGGTGGTGAATTAAAAAAAGAAAACCGGTATTTGCTGGTAACAGATACCGGTGAGCTTAAATAATTTTCCGGCTGATTTGGAAGTACATCCGGAAGATGTCAAACTTTAATTACAAAAATATGAATAAATTTCGAATCGATGGTGTTGGACTTAAAATTCCTTGCCGAAAAATTCTTTTGAGTATGAAATTAACTTTGTTTTTGATGTGTTGTTTTGTATTTCAACTGCAGGCTGCGGTTGAAGCTCAGAATCAAACGGTATCATTAAAAGTGGAAAATGTTTCGCTAGCTGAAGCCATCTCTCAACTGAAGAAGCAAACGAAAATGGATTTTTTCTTTTCACATTCAGTGGTGGACGTGGATCAACTGGTATCGTTGGACTTGCAAAACGTGTCGTTGAAAGAGGCGTTACAACGTTTATTGGGAAAGACGTACACGTACGAGTTCTTGGATGGAATCGTGATCATAAAGCCCTTTCAGCAAGCGCAAAGTGAGGTGCAGCAGCAAAAGACGAGCTTGAAGGGGACGGTGAAGGATGTAAATGGAGAACCATTACCGGGTGTGACTGTAACTATTAAAGGAACTTCCTTGGGTGTCGCTACGGATATTGATGGGAAATGGGTGTTGGAGATTCCGGAAATGAAAGAAGTGGTGTTGGTGTTTTCATTTGTTGGGATGAAATCACAGGAGATTCGTCCCGGTTCTCGTACGGAGATTGATGTCATTTTGGAAGAGGATACGAAAGAGATGGAGGAAGTGGTGGTAACAGGTATATTCATGCGTAAAAAAGAAGGATTTACCGGTTCGGCAACGCAGGTCTCCGGGGAGGAGCTTAAAAAGATGTCCTCTGGAAATGTTTTGAAAGCTTTGGGGATGATGGATCCTGGATTTAAAATGAATGTAAGCAATATAGCAGGATCCAATCCTAATGCCGTGCCTGATTTTCAGATGCGTGGACAGGCTAGTTTAGGAAATTACACGTCAGATGATGTGGTTGTGCTGCGTGGTGATGCTAATAGTCGCCCTAATCAGCCTTTATTCGTGTTGGATGGCGTGATAGGAGTAAGTGCAACAGCTATTATGGATTTAGATCCGGAACAGGTGGAATCAATTACCTTGCTAAAGGATGCCGCAGCGACTGTTATTTACGGGTCTGAAGCGGCCAATGGAGTTGTCGTAGTAGAAACGAAGGCTCCGGTTCCCGGAAAATTGCGGTTTACTTACAACGGTAATTATAAGTTAGAATGGTCGGATTTGAGCGTTTACGATTTGATGAACGCAGAGGAAAAGTTGAGGGTAGAAGAATTGGCCGGATATTACCAGAGTATGGATGATATGGGGTTACAGAGTTATTATAATAAGATAAAACAGGATGTGTTGAGCGGGGTGAACACGTATTGGTTGGCCGAGCCGGTGCAGACTGCTTTTGCACATCGTCACGGACTGACGGTAGAGGGGGGTGATAGGACTTTGCGATATAAACTTTATGTAGGGGCAAACTTGGCTCCCGGCGTAATGAAGGAAACGAATTTAGATACAAAAACCGGAAAAATCGATTTGAATTACCGTAATGGTAAAATTATGATTAATAATTCATTGACGGTGGATTACTCTAATGGAACACGGGAATCTCCTTACGGAAGTTTTTCTGATTATGCATTGGTGAATCCTTACTACCGTAAAACGGATGAAAATGGTAATATTAAGCAGGTGTTGGATGATGGACGGGTTGGAGATGGTCAGACGGTTAATAGTTGGGTTGGACAATATACAAAACCCATATTGAATCCACTTTATAACAAATTGTTCGAATCTAAGAACGAGAGTCGGAGTTTTCAACTACGGGAAGCGTTGAGAGTGGAGTATTTGCCGATAGAGGCTTTACGTTTGAGCTTGGATTTTTCTTTATCAAGGGGGGACGGTACAGTAGAGGTGTTCAAATCTGCCGCACATAATGACTTCTACGAGGTAAAAGATCCGGCAGAAAAGGGAAGTTATGATTGGACTAAGAATGAAAATACGACTTATCGATTGAGAATTTCCGGAGCTTATAATAAAGTGTGGGGAGATCATTTGTTGTCGGCGAATGTTAGTTACAGTATTAACGAGAATGTTTCAAAGTCGAATGTATTGTCTATGAAAGGTTTTCCGAATGATAAGCTGAGTGAAGTTTATATGGGAGCGGAATACGAGAATACATCAGGTAGTGAGAATACAACTCGGTCTTTGGCTTATATCATGACCTTGAATTACGCGTGGAAACAGCGCTATGCGGTTGACTACAGTATGAGTGTCAATGCTTCTTCGGAGTTTGGTAAGAATAATCGTTATGCTCCCTTCTGGTCTGCCGGTGTACGTTGGAATGCGGACAAAGAAAGTTTTATTCAAAATCTGAGAATATTTGATGAGCTGGTCGTGAGAGGTACTTATGGAATCACCGGGTCGCAGGGTTTTACACCTTATCAGTCGTTACAGATGTATACTTATTCCAATTTGATGCAGACTTATAAGGGGTCGGATGTTGTTGGTGCGGAAATTTATGGGCTGGGAAATCCGGATTTGAAATGGCAACAAACTCAAAATTATAACGTGTCGTTAGATTTTACCCTGTTCAATAATATTTTCAGTGCAAAATTGGAGTATTACGAGAAATACACGAAGAATACTTTGTTGGATTATTCAATGGCTCCTTCTATCGGTTTCTCCACGATGAAGGAAAATTTAGGAAAGATTTCCAATAAGGGGTATGAAATATCTTTGCGTGTAAGGCCTTATAGTGATCCTTCTAAGCAAGCTTATTGGGATATAATTGTCAATGGAGCGCATAATAAATCCCGGATTGAAGAGATTTCAAACGCATTGAAGGTGTTGAATGAGAAACAAATGGCTGTTGCTGATGGGGATACGAATGAGGATGGAACTCAAAGAGCAGAGCGTAAACCATTACCTCGGTATGAAAACGGTTATTCACAAACTACTATTTGGGCTGTACGTTCCATGGGAATTGATCCCCAGACCGGACGAGAAGTATTCCTGACACGAGACGGTCGGTTAACGAATGAATATTCTTCAGTAGATCAGGTTCCGGTGGGAGATACGGAGCCCAAACTTGCCGGAACGATATCCACGACGTTTACTTATAAAGGGTTTAGCCTGACTTTAGCGGGGCAATATCATTTTGGCGGTCAGGTGTTCAACTCGACATTGATTAATAAGGTTGAAAATGCTAACTTACGTTTGAATGCGGATCGGAGAGCTTTATATAGCCGTTGGCAGAAACCCGGAGATCAGGTGCTTTTTAAAGCGATAGATGGTAATATTTACAAGACGGCGACCAAGGAAAGTTCACGTTTTGTGATGGATGACAATGAATTTTATTTTTCCACGATAAATTTGTCTTACAGGGCAGATAGTCAAAAATTTGGTTGGATGAATCGTTTGGGAATTACTTCAGCGACGATCGGGATGTATATGGAAGATATTTGTCGTTTTTCTACCGTGAAGATGGAACGTGGTATTAACTATCCATTCTCTCGTTCGGTTTCAATGTCATTGAGTTTGATATTTTAAAAATGATGGAATATGAGAAAATATATAATTAGTATTTGTTTGGGAATGATTTTCTTCTCTTCTTGTTCGAATTGGTTGGATGTCGAACCAAAGACCATGGTTGAAGAAGAAGAGTTGTTTAGCCGGGAGTTGGGATTTAAAGAGGCCTTGACCGGTTTGTATATCAAGATGGCTCAATCCAGCTTGTATGGAGAAGATTTGACGATAGGTTTTATGGATGTCTTAGGACAACGCTATCAGAACACAACAAGTGATGGATATCAGAATGCATTGTGGTATTCCTTCCCTCGACAAAGACGGAAAAGTATACAGAGAGAATTTGGGGAAATATGTATAATTTGATTGCCAATGTGAATAACCTCCTATATTATTGTGACGCAAAGAAACAAGTGTTGACGACGGAAAACTATTATGAGATTATCAAAGGTGAGGCGTTAGGGTTACGTGCATTCCTGCATTTTGATTTGTTACGTATGTATGGGCCGATAAATTGTAATTCAGCAACGAAACGAATAGCCTACCGGACTCAGTTCGATTCGGAAGTTGCTGTAATACAGCCAACGAACGTGGTGATGGATAGTATTATTGCAGACTTGAAAGCTGCTGAGATTTTGTTGACCGGAACAGATCCTTTGAATTTCGATTTCCCGACCAAAGAGTCGGAAGAGGAAAGTATGGCTGGTGATCGCTTTTTGACCTACCGTCATAAACGGATGAACTTGTATGCTGTGAAAGCGTTGTTGGCGAGAGCCTATCTTTATGTCGGGAATAAAACCGAGGCAAAGAAATACGCAAACGAGGTGATTAGCAGTTCTTATTTTGACTTAATAGGTGATACAAACGATCCGCTAAGGTCAAAGGAGATTCTTTTTTCTATTTACGTGGATGATTTCAATAAAGATAATAAGCTGGCCGGGCACTATTCTATTAAATCAGAAGATTTTTTTAATGAATTGTTTGATATCGATAACGAAGGAGCGCAGGACGTAAGGGTGCGTCCGGGGGTGGCATTTAATTATTCGACAAATGGTATCACGATGAAAAAGTATGAACAGGAAAATTTGTGGGTTTCCACGCAGGGAACGATCGTGTTAGTGCGCTTGTCGGAAATGTATTATATCATGGCTGAATGTGAGGATGAGCCTGCAGATGCGGAAGTCTGGCTGAATCAAGTGAGGAATATGCGTGCTCTTTCACCAGTGGAGTGTACGGAACAGAATCTATTGGATGAGATTGA
The window above is part of the Butyricimonas paravirosa genome. Proteins encoded here:
- a CDS encoding FecR family protein, translating into MEWEDIDRKAQRELLQMIKEATEDEEKEEMSEVEKHRLFFVDDLENEWKKRRKYDYKKAFGKIRRARYQRIGLRLGAAACMLGVMLGSVWMLRVYNEDVEAHLTEGRREDSLQVVLRMSDGKQVVLNGQDSVSLREDTWKIQVNKGKVDYSTQQQVSMDKKVKYNVLSVPVGGGYQVILADGTCVHLNAGSELKFPVTFSDSTREVYLKGEAFFDVVKDTEHPFVVKVGSMSVKVLGTRFNINAHRVDGVYETTLVDGKVEVSDRAVTKRVILFPNQQARLKDGHLSVYDVDVSLYTSWVDGKFYFEKESLQEIAAQLERWYGMHFFFVSEKLKQEKFTGVVLKNYTIEQILSIIEKTTNVKFSVEGQTVVVN
- a CDS encoding thioredoxin family protein, coding for MKKLVFLVLLLVAVTWSVNAQNRSINFEQTKEWKRIVKKAKKEKKLVFIDCYTSWCGPCKMLASKIFTQDAVADFFNENFVNTKYDMEKDVDGVMLKDKFGVKAFPTLVFVDPETQEIAHCIVGARKAEELIAEGEKAKDRENNLRGMMKRYAAGERSAEFLIAYMSTLAAAYQKDEVDKVAVEYLNTLSLEELMTKEGWGLINQYVKDPLSAPLKQVMENRSKFYTVASKVVIDDKLEYCINVAVGQLVDWDPESGVAFDEGRNRALIDYLQNIDFFVAAPTGLANLYTAGYVRERDFRGLLNKMKEVLGYNMFRSVVSKGRYLQRNFEALSRSEDKALLEEGIKWIDLLCMSTNEYSSKAKLMNSKALLQIKIGDTEGAAKSKVEEEQYMQEGQKKRNERLMRIRNNS
- a CDS encoding SusC/RagA family TonB-linked outer membrane protein, which translates into the protein MKLTLFLMCCFVFQLQAAVEAQNQTVSLKVENVSLAEAISQLKKQTKMDFFFSHSVVDVDQLVSLDLQNVSLKEALQRLLGKTYTYEFLDGIVIIKPFQQAQSEVQQQKTSLKGTVKDVNGEPLPGVTVTIKGTSLGVATDIDGKWVLEIPEMKEVVLVFSFVGMKSQEIRPGSRTEIDVILEEDTKEMEEVVVTGIFMRKKEGFTGSATQVSGEELKKMSSGNVLKALGMMDPGFKMNVSNIAGSNPNAVPDFQMRGQASLGNYTSDDVVVLRGDANSRPNQPLFVLDGVIGVSATAIMDLDPEQVESITLLKDAAATVIYGSEAANGVVVVETKAPVPGKLRFTYNGNYKLEWSDLSVYDLMNAEEKLRVEELAGYYQSMDDMGLQSYYNKIKQDVLSGVNTYWLAEPVQTAFAHRHGLTVEGGDRTLRYKLYVGANLAPGVMKETNLDTKTGKIDLNYRNGKIMINNSLTVDYSNGTRESPYGSFSDYALVNPYYRKTDENGNIKQVLDDGRVGDGQTVNSWVGQYTKPILNPLYNKLFESKNESRSFQLREALRVEYLPIEALRLSLDFSLSRGDGTVEVFKSAAHNDFYEVKDPAEKGSYDWTKNENTTYRLRISGAYNKVWGDHLLSANVSYSINENVSKSNVLSMKGFPNDKLSEVYMGAEYENTSGSENTTRSLAYIMTLNYAWKQRYAVDYSMSVNASSEFGKNNRYAPFWSAGVRWNADKESFIQNLRIFDELVVRGTYGITGSQGFTPYQSLQMYTYSNLMQTYKGSDVVGAEIYGLGNPDLKWQQTQNYNVSLDFTLFNNIFSAKLEYYEKYTKNTLLDYSMAPSIGFSTMKENLGKISNKGYEISLRVRPYSDPSKQAYWDIIVNGAHNKSRIEEISNALKVLNEKQMAVADGDTNEDGTQRAERKPLPRYENGYSQTTIWAVRSMGIDPQTGREVFLTRDGRLTNEYSSVDQVPVGDTEPKLAGTISTTFTYKGFSLTLAGQYHFGGQVFNSTLINKVENANLRLNADRRALYSRWQKPGDQVLFKAIDGNIYKTATKESSRFVMDDNEFYFSTINLSYRADSQKFGWMNRLGITSATIGMYMEDICRFSTVKMERGINYPFSRSVSMSLSLIF
- a CDS encoding RNA polymerase sigma factor — encoded protein: MRDATFLDEVNRKSEKAWEELYRYYYASLCSYAERLTGDVAVGEDIVQECLIRMWHAPIKFPKLASLTAWLYKSVYNASISVLREKWTRERVLQDLPDSFEDDEEEARVAALREEIISHFYEVLALMPQQQQDVLRASLKGLKVAEIAVQLGISENSVKTQKKRAYLFVREHFDEGDLSVLLFLLFGHKPESLKSFLDC
- a CDS encoding RagB/SusD family nutrient uptake outer membrane protein — encoded protein: MYNLIANVNNLLYYCDAKKQVLTTENYYEIIKGEALGLRAFLHFDLLRMYGPINCNSATKRIAYRTQFDSEVAVIQPTNVVMDSIIADLKAAEILLTGTDPLNFDFPTKESEEESMAGDRFLTYRHKRMNLYAVKALLARAYLYVGNKTEAKKYANEVISSSYFDLIGDTNDPLRSKEILFSIYVDDFNKDNKLAGHYSIKSEDFFNELFDIDNEGAQDVRVRPGVAFNYSTNGITMKKYEQENLWVSTQGTIVLVRLSEMYYIMAECEDEPADAEVWLNQVRNMRALSPVECTEQNLLDEIEKEYRKEFYGEGQLFYFYKRHGYRTFLHCPLENMTESNYMFSWPENEVLFGQTN